Below is a window of Oceaniferula flava DNA.
AAAATACGCTATCAGTTAAGCCAGCATATTGTATGGGCTACACCTCTGCTGAAGGATTGTATTGCTTGGCACCGACGTCAATTAAAGTGGGATGGGACTTATGAAAATTGGGCTGCTGTACCAAACGCCACTGGACATTTTTATATAGAGAAACCTAGCAAAGCAGGGATTTTTGAGGTGAAAGCTGTCATCGACGGCCAAGACTACATTTTTAAACGCAAGGCAGATGATCCACATTCAGGTAAAAAGAAGGGTGACAATGACTGTTATGGTGTAGCTGATGAAGCTTGGCAAGTGTCTATTCGAGATAAGGCTAGGGCAGATCTTGGTAGTGTTGCATATGCAGTAGCAGCGTATAAAAGTATTGCCTTTCGATGGGGGAATAACAAATGCAATTTATTTGTTCGTGATCATGCAACTCAAGCTGGAGCTACAGTGGAAAACGTAAATGGGGGGACATTCCCCCCATACTACCCTCCAACGGCAAATCAGTGGGCAAACTTTGAAGTTAAAGTTATCCCCAACTGGACTTTATTACCAAGAGAAACATATCCCCAACCAGGATATATTGTGAGTAGATACAATACTGTATCGAGTGGTCATTGTGGAATTCTTGATTACGATGGCGCTTGGGTTAGCGCTGGAGAAAAAATGTGAATCGCGTTGCTGATATGCGAGCAGAAGGCTATAATGACGATGATCCAGAAACTCCACAAGGGCCCGCCAGAGTTAACAAATACACACCATAAAATGAATTTCCCAAAAATACTGCCAATCATTTGTTTGTTGATCTTCAGCAAAACAAGCCTTGCTCAGGGCTCATATGATATAGCTCCTCTAAACAATTTAGTAGATGCTCTTCTTCTGAAAAAAATCGATGAAGCTGCAATAGATGCACCATCATTAAATCAGTTGTTTAATGATGACGCTGATTTTGTTGCAATCCAAACAAAATGTAAAACGGATTGGAGCGATATTATGGATAACTTGTCTTCAATTAATGGAGGAGATAAAGGAAGAGATTTAGTTCTTCGCACTATGCAAGCAATGACTGCGAATGATTATATGTCATTACTAGAAAAAACAGCTACTCTTTATGTAGCTAATACTATCAATGACGACGTAATGAAGGTAATAGTTCTTCCAACTGGAAGAATGCGAGCTTTTGTAACTGACAATTATCAAAATACACGAATGTCTACTGCTTTGAATACTTTGAAAACGAAAAGTAACGATGCAAACTTTAAAGCGGCTATGACTCAAATTTTAAGTGGAGACGCTAAAACAGCTATGGATGCTTTCAGAGCTGCATATACAGAAACTTCACTAGGTAATGTGCCCACGATACTTATTCCATGAGCAAACGGAAATATACTATACTATTCATTTTCCTTGCAGCTATACTAGTGTTTATTTCCCTGCTTAGGTTGTGTTTAGAGCACTATCGACCCATAACAAAAACAGATAAATGGGAAGCGACAATAACTGTCGACGAGAATGTAAAAAGTATAGATGTATATAAAATGGCTGGCTTCGAAAATCGTCTACTAGTGCGATTACCTGATGAGCTGAGGCAAAGATATGAGTGGTTTGGTATCTACAAATATGGGGTGACCGAATACAAGTATTATGTTAGCAGATTGTCTGGTGTTAGAACATTTCCTTATCGCCATTACAATCACGATAAGGCCTTTGGTGTTGCTTTAGACGACCCTAAAACTGAAGATAGTTGGGTTATAGAACAGACAAAAGATACAGTAGATTTTCATAATGCTGACTTTAAGATTTCACTAAGAAAGAGGTCTAGTCAGTAAAATTAGGTTGTGTCCCGAATCTTATCGCAAAGATAACGTCCCGGAAGTTTCGCAAAATCTGGAGAGGAGGCTTTGAAAAAAGAGTGTCCCTTGCTGGGCTTCCCCAGAAATTTCGACCAAGGAGTGTCCTAAATTTTGTTAGTTCATTTATGCGGCTGCTTCAAGAAGCAACTGCTGGTTCAGGTGTTCAATTGGTGAGAGGTTACCCAGCGAGGGGGGGGATGTCCCACAGGTCGTTAAAACTCTTGGAGGGAAGAGAAATAGAATGGATGAGATCAACAAACAGTCGCGTCGTTGACGCGTTCTTACTGCTCTGTCGCAGCGCGAATCGCCTCAAGTTCCTCCCAGCGAGTGTATAAGTGCTGCACTTTCTCTTTGGCCTGCTTCAGCTCGGCTTCGAGTTGCTGCCAGTTGTCGCCGTGTTTTTCGTAGAAGTCGGGCGCTTCGAAGGCGGCGGTGAGTTCGGATGCTTTTTCCTCGGCGGCGAGAATGTCGTCCTCGATGGTTTCCAGCTCCTTGGCCTCGGCCCACTTCAGTTTGCGCGGACGTTCTTTGCGAGCTTTGGGTTTTTCCTTTTTGCCGATGTTCTTGTAACTCGCTGCCGTGGCTTCGCGGGCGGCTTTCTTTTCCAGGTAGTAATCGTAGTTGCCCACTTGGTAATCGACCACACCGTCGCCCTCGAAGGCGAGGATGTCCGAGCAGACGCGGTTGAGGAAATAGCGATCGTGACTGACCACGATGACACTGCCTTGGAAGGCGCAGAGGGCTTCTTCTAACAATCGAAGCGTGTTGAGGTCGAGGTCGTTGGTCGGTTCATCAAGCACCAGCACATTGCCGCCGCGTTTGAGGATCTTCGCCAGCATGACCCGACTTCGCTCACCACCGCTGAGTAGGTTGATCTTGGTATTGATGCGTTCCTCGGTGAACAGGAAACGGCGCAGGTAGGCGCGCAGGCCGATGGTTTCGTCGCCCAAGCGGACGTTTTCCTGTCCTTCGCCGACTTCTTCAAACACGGACTTTTCTTCGTCTAACAGGAGGCGGTTTTGGTCGATGAAGTTGATCTCGGTTTTCATACCAATCTCCACTTTGCCTTCCAGTGGTTCCATCTGACCGAGGATGATCTTCAGCAGGGTCGACTTACCCATGCCATTGCGGCCGACGATGCCGAGTCGCTGTCCGCCCTCAAGCGAGAGATCGACATCGGCGAACAGGCGCCGATCGCCAAAGGCCATGCCGACGCCGCGCGCATCGATGATTTTATTGCCGAGCTTCGGTGCCTTGGGGATGATGAGATCGACGTCCAGCTCCTGCTCGGGCGCTTCTTGGTCGGCGATTTCAAAGTAGCGGTCCATGCGGTCCTTTGCCTTGGTGGTGCGGGCCTTCGGGCCACGGCGCACCCATTCGAGCTCGCGACTGAGAAAGCGCTGGCGTTTGTGCTCGTTGCGCGCCTCGGCCATGTCGCGTTCGGCGCGGGAAACGAGGTATTCGGTGTAGTTGCCCTGGTAGCTATCGCATTTCCCCCGGCGGATCTCGACGATGCGGGTGGCGATGCGATCGAGGAAATAGCGATCGTGAGTCACGAATAAGCAGGTGCCATTGTAGCGGGAGAGAAATTGCTCCAGCCACTCGATTGACCCGGTGTCGAGGTGGTTGGTCGGTTCGTCCAGAATTAGGAAATCCGGCTGCGAGAGCAGGGCGCGGCACAGGGCGACGCGTCGTTTTTCCCCACCGGAAAGTGGCCCGACGATGCTGTCCGCATCCGGCGCGTGCAGGTTGGTCAGCAGACTTTGCGCCTGATGTTCCAGGTCCCAGCCTTGGTGGTGGGTGATGAGGTCGAGCAGTTCGGCACTGCGGTCGTCATCGCCGGCGGAGGTTTCGTATTCCTCGATCATATCCAGCACGTATTGCACACCGGAGAGCACGTTCTGAATCACGGTTTTCTCATCATCGAGTTCGAAGTTCTGCGGCAGGTAGCCGGTGAGCAGTCCTCGCTTGCGGGTGACTTCGCCGCTGTCGGGCACATTTTCTCCGGCGAGGATTTTCAGGAAAGTGGACTTGCCGCAGCCGTTGCGGCCGACGAGGCCAATGCGGTCGCCTTGCTGGATCGCGAGAGTGGCGCCGTCGAGCACGGTGTGGGAGCTGTAGCTGACGCAGAGTTCGCTGGCGCTGGCAATGGAATCGGACATGGGCGGGACTATACGGGTGGATGTGGGTTTGGCACTAGTAAAGTCGGGGAACTTACCAAGTTCGTTACCGAGATCGGCTGCAATCCGAGGCTTGCGAGATGAAGCGATCTCTGTCATGTCCGGCGCCCTCAAAGTATGCAGACCATTTCAGACATCGCACCCGGACAACGTTGGATCAGTGAAACCGAACCGGAGCTTGGGTTCGGGATCATGCTCAAAGTGGAGTTTAAGCGAGTGGAGTTGGTGTTTCCTGCGGTCAGCGAGCAGCGGGTTTACGCCCTCGATAGCGCACCTCTGCGCCGGGTCATTCTCAAGCCGGGTGAAGAGCTGGAAACGCACGACGGTGATACGCTGGAAATCGACGACGTGATTGAGCGTGAAAAGCTGCTGATCTATGTCTGCGGCGAGCGCGAAATTGAGGAAGCCCAGCTGGCCGATACCATGAGCTTCAGCCGACCAGAAGACCGCCTGCTCGCCGGACGGGTGGATGATTTGCACACCTACGATCTGCGGGTGGATGCGCTGCAGCGTCAGTGCGAGGTGATGAAGTCTCCCGTGCGCGGATTTGTCGGAGGTCGGGTGGATTTGATTCCGCACCAGATGTCGATTGCCGGCGAGGTGTCCTCTCGGCTTGCTCCTCGCGTTCTGTTAGCTGATGAAGTGGGGTTGGGGAAAACCATCGAAGCCTGCCTCATCATGCACCGATTGCACCTAACGGGTCGTGCCGATCGGGTGTTGATCCTAGTGCCTGAGCCGCTACTGCACCAGTGGTTTGTCGAGCTGCTGCGTCGTTTCAACTTACTCTTCAGCCTCTTCGATGAAGAGCGTTGCCAATCGCTCGAAGGTGAGGGGGAGAACCCCTTCCTCGATAGCCAACTGGTGCTTTGCAGTGTGAACTTCTTGGCTGACAACCCAAACCGCTCCCAGCAGGTCATCGAGGCTGGTTGGGACATGTTGATTGTGGATGAAGCGCACCACCTTGAGTGGTCCGAGCAGGAGGCCAGTCCGGCCTACCAAATGGTCGATTCACTGGCCCGCCGAACCGAGAGTTTGCTCCTGCTCACCGCCACGCCACGGCAGTTGGGTGCCGAAGGTCATTTTGCCCGATTGAGGTTGCTCGATCCCGAGCGCTACGTCGATTTACAGAAGTTCCAAGAAGAAGCCGAGCAGTATGAAGCGGTGGCCGAGGCCGTGGGTAGGCTGCAGGCAGGGGAGCCTCTCAGCGCCGAAGACCGAGCGCTTTTCACCGCCCAGTCCGAGCGTGTGCACGACCACTGCCTGGCGCTCGATGGCGGTGATGAATCCGCCCGCGAGCCACTCATTCGGGAGCTGCTCGATGCCTTTGGCACCGGGCGCGTGATGTTCCGCAACACCCGCACCGCTTTGCAAGGCTTCCCTGAGCGGAAGGTGAACCTGGTGGAGATCGAGCAAGATCACATGCAGTGGCTGGTCGGGCTTTTACAAAGTCTGGGTGAGGAAAAGGTGCTGCTGATCTGTCGCACCCGCGAACTGGCGGAGGAAATTTCCGAACGACTGCAAGAGATCATCAATATCAAGTGTGGTCATTTCCACGAGGGCATGACACTGCTGCAGCGTGACCGCTCGGCGGCTTACTTCGCTGAGCCGGACGGGGCGCGGATTCTTATCTGCTCGGAGATCGGTAGTGAGGGGCGGAATTTCCAATTTGCCCACCATCTGGTGCTCTTCGATCTGCCGGAGGATCCGGAGTTGTTAGAACAACGGATTGGTCGTCTCGATCGCATTGGCCAGTCGGAAACCATCAACATCCACGTGCCCTACGAAAAGGGAACCCGCGGCGAGTTTCTGGCTCGCTGGTATCACGAAGGTTTGGATGCCTTTGAGCATAGTCTGCATGGCGCCACCGAGATCTTGAAAGAGCTGGGTGGGGTGCCGGAGAGTTGTGACGACCTGGATGCCTTCATCGCGACATCGAAACTGGCACGGGAGAAAGTTTCCCAACAGTTACAGCGTGGCTATGATCGATTGTTAGAGCTGAACTCAAGCCGACCCGGCAAGGCGGCGGAAGCGATCGATCAAATCTCCAGCATGGATGATAGCCAGATCTCGGAGTCCTTCCTCTTGCGTCTGTGGGATCACTTCGGCTTGCATGTCGAAGAGCTGGTGGACCGCTCCTATTTACTGCTCCCCGGTCACCTGATCACCGATGCCTTTCCAGCTCTGCCGGACGACGGATTGAACGTGACGTTTGATCGCACCCGCGCGCTCTCGCGTGAAGATTGTGCCTTCATGAGCTGGGATCACCCGGTGGCTCGCACGGCTCTGGATTTACTCCTGACCTCGGAGGCTGGCAATGCCTCCTTCGGCGTCTGGGAGGGGGCTCCGCACAAGGGGATCCTGGTGGAAACCTACGCGGTGGTGGAATGTGTCGCTCCGGCGAAGCTGCACAGCGATCGCTTCCTGCCGGTGACCCCAATCCGCGTGCAAGTGGATCACAGCGGCGCGGATCGCAGCGATGATGCTCGTGTGGATGGCAAGACCTTGCGTGTCGGGAATTTGCATAAACTGCTCGATCAGGAGAAGTTCCGTCGTAAGATGCTACCGATGATGCTTGGCAAGAGCCGCGACATCGCCACGCTGAAGATGAAAGACATCGTCGCCGCCGCGGTGGCGGAATCGGACGCGAAACTGGGAGTGGAAATCGATCGCTTAGTCGCGCTCGGTGAGATCAACGATCACGTCAGTGAAGAAGAAATTGCCGCCCTGAGAGTGCAGCGCGACGCCTTGCACCAGGCCATTTCCAAATCCCGCCT
It encodes the following:
- a CDS encoding ABC-F family ATP-binding cassette domain-containing protein, whose amino-acid sequence is MSDSIASASELCVSYSSHTVLDGATLAIQQGDRIGLVGRNGCGKSTFLKILAGENVPDSGEVTRKRGLLTGYLPQNFELDDEKTVIQNVLSGVQYVLDMIEEYETSAGDDDRSAELLDLITHHQGWDLEHQAQSLLTNLHAPDADSIVGPLSGGEKRRVALCRALLSQPDFLILDEPTNHLDTGSIEWLEQFLSRYNGTCLFVTHDRYFLDRIATRIVEIRRGKCDSYQGNYTEYLVSRAERDMAEARNEHKRQRFLSRELEWVRRGPKARTTKAKDRMDRYFEIADQEAPEQELDVDLIIPKAPKLGNKIIDARGVGMAFGDRRLFADVDLSLEGGQRLGIVGRNGMGKSTLLKIILGQMEPLEGKVEIGMKTEINFIDQNRLLLDEEKSVFEEVGEGQENVRLGDETIGLRAYLRRFLFTEERINTKINLLSGGERSRVMLAKILKRGGNVLVLDEPTNDLDLNTLRLLEEALCAFQGSVIVVSHDRYFLNRVCSDILAFEGDGVVDYQVGNYDYYLEKKAAREATAASYKNIGKKEKPKARKERPRKLKWAEAKELETIEDDILAAEEKASELTAAFEAPDFYEKHGDNWQQLEAELKQAKEKVQHLYTRWEELEAIRAATEQ
- a CDS encoding SNF2-related protein; translation: MQTISDIAPGQRWISETEPELGFGIMLKVEFKRVELVFPAVSEQRVYALDSAPLRRVILKPGEELETHDGDTLEIDDVIEREKLLIYVCGEREIEEAQLADTMSFSRPEDRLLAGRVDDLHTYDLRVDALQRQCEVMKSPVRGFVGGRVDLIPHQMSIAGEVSSRLAPRVLLADEVGLGKTIEACLIMHRLHLTGRADRVLILVPEPLLHQWFVELLRRFNLLFSLFDEERCQSLEGEGENPFLDSQLVLCSVNFLADNPNRSQQVIEAGWDMLIVDEAHHLEWSEQEASPAYQMVDSLARRTESLLLLTATPRQLGAEGHFARLRLLDPERYVDLQKFQEEAEQYEAVAEAVGRLQAGEPLSAEDRALFTAQSERVHDHCLALDGGDESAREPLIRELLDAFGTGRVMFRNTRTALQGFPERKVNLVEIEQDHMQWLVGLLQSLGEEKVLLICRTRELAEEISERLQEIINIKCGHFHEGMTLLQRDRSAAYFAEPDGARILICSEIGSEGRNFQFAHHLVLFDLPEDPELLEQRIGRLDRIGQSETINIHVPYEKGTRGEFLARWYHEGLDAFEHSLHGATEILKELGGVPESCDDLDAFIATSKLAREKVSQQLQRGYDRLLELNSSRPGKAAEAIDQISSMDDSQISESFLLRLWDHFGLHVEELVDRSYLLLPGHLITDAFPALPDDGLNVTFDRTRALSREDCAFMSWDHPVARTALDLLLTSEAGNASFGVWEGAPHKGILVETYAVVECVAPAKLHSDRFLPVTPIRVQVDHSGADRSDDARVDGKTLRVGNLHKLLDQEKFRRKMLPMMLGKSRDIATLKMKDIVAAAVAESDAKLGVEIDRLVALGEINDHVSEEEIAALRVQRDALHQAISKSRLRLDSVRIIFCQP